One Falco biarmicus isolate bFalBia1 chromosome 9, bFalBia1.pri, whole genome shotgun sequence genomic region harbors:
- the PLAC9 gene encoding placenta-specific protein 9, whose product MLFLWALAFALVLQEQDLLAAADPISVLPGSLGRGSWCNEHDTIHKRLDIIEEKVIKTVEHLESEVKSLLNIISETTSNISIAPGTPLIDIFDDTS is encoded by the exons ATGCTTTTCCTTTGGGCGCTGGCGTTTGCTTTAGTCCTGCAGGAGCAAGATCTCTTAG ctgctgcagaccctATCAGTGTGTTACCTGGAAGTCTGGGAAGAGGAAGCTGGTGTAACGAACATGATACAATCCACAAACGTTTAGATATTATTGAAGAG AAGGTAATAAAAACAGTGGAGCATCTAGAATCGGAAGTCAAATCGCTCCTCAACATCATCAGTGAGACGACATCAAATATCTCCATTGCTCCAGGAACCCCACTTATAGACATTTTTGATG ATACCAGCTGA